A genomic window from Klebsiella quasipneumoniae subsp. quasipneumoniae includes:
- the drmD gene encoding DISARM system SNF2-like helicase DrmD: MEISNTPDIRVQRTIPEPGQLVEVRRRQWVVVEVTSSQLLPASAQQHAVTLSSIDEDGLGEELEVIWEIEVGAQIIERAGLPTISGQDDSSTLNAFLDAVRWGAATNANRGFLQAPFRSGVSIEDFQLDPLVRAIDMARVNLLIADDVGLGKTIEAGLIIQEMLLRHRARTVLIICPASLQEKWRMEMQEKFGLEFQIVDTLYIKQLRRERGIHANPWTSHSRLITSMDWAKSGEGLRAMRDVLPLYSSYPRKFDLLVIDEAHNIAPAAGANYALESQRTRFIRSISPHFQHRLFLTATPHNGYTESFTSLLELLDDQRFARNILPDDKQLNQVMIRRLKSDLVDADGNLLYAQRKLEALPILYTAKEREIHSKLNDYCKSRELGAEKAGRTFGTTFVNQLLKKRLFSSPAAFASTLEKHIASLAYGNLRSDNSPMDDRILRKAILRVDEDYANDQEIENAQSEAVEEASRRAQPLTTDQQQMLSELRKWAQIARNQVDSKAKAVLSWLDTNLKTNGHWNEHRVILFTEYRTTLQWIHEILASHGFGGERLAILHGGIAQDEREKVKAAFQTAPKVSAVRILLATDAASEGIDLQNHCNCLIHLEIPYNPNVMEQRNGRIDRHGQRQKEVLIWHPVDGDENSQASIGGHSGDIIRALRKLESMRSDMGSVNPVIAPQMSKLIEGSIRDFDTRIAEARIAKTKRFVSADRELKERIARLHDRLLSTQNDFHLTPEHILMAVNTGLSLAGRPHLEPFALPDAPAGSTFKMPALSGSWARCLEGLRHPYTLQTRPITFDHTVAKGRDDVVLVHLNHRLVQMCLRLLRAEVWARDDVKKLHRVTVRSVPDTLIDGLAVVVSSRLVITGGNYHRLHEELTTAGGYLGDKSFRREEGVNKVQLWLDNSKPMTASDSLFDDIRIRFERAQHAILQSVNARSKDRLKDLSNTLQLSKNRELTDISTVLDELEKTICIELKKDQQPEQFSLFSEDERTQLKRDTAALKARLSRIPEEREQEIQAIETRYAKLDDRTFPVAITFLVPESTVQRGEA; this comes from the coding sequence ATGGAAATTTCTAATACACCTGATATCCGAGTACAGCGAACTATTCCAGAACCCGGTCAGTTGGTTGAGGTCCGTCGGCGTCAATGGGTTGTTGTGGAAGTTACTTCATCTCAATTGTTACCTGCCTCAGCTCAACAGCACGCAGTAACTTTGTCATCTATTGATGAAGATGGTTTGGGGGAAGAACTTGAGGTTATTTGGGAAATTGAGGTAGGTGCCCAGATTATTGAGCGAGCTGGGCTGCCCACAATCAGTGGCCAAGACGACTCCAGCACTCTTAATGCTTTCCTTGACGCAGTGCGCTGGGGAGCAGCCACTAATGCTAACCGAGGCTTCCTGCAGGCCCCCTTTCGCAGTGGCGTTAGTATAGAAGACTTCCAACTCGATCCGTTGGTGCGTGCAATTGATATGGCACGTGTCAATCTCCTCATAGCCGATGATGTCGGTTTAGGTAAGACTATTGAGGCGGGATTAATCATTCAGGAAATGCTGCTTCGGCATCGAGCCCGTACAGTCCTGATTATCTGCCCTGCGTCGCTACAGGAAAAGTGGCGGATGGAGATGCAGGAAAAGTTTGGACTGGAATTTCAAATCGTCGACACTCTCTACATCAAGCAATTACGCCGAGAACGCGGGATCCATGCCAATCCGTGGACATCGCATTCTCGACTGATCACGTCCATGGATTGGGCCAAAAGCGGCGAAGGCCTGAGAGCTATGCGCGATGTGTTGCCCTTATATAGCAGCTACCCACGCAAGTTCGATCTATTGGTCATTGACGAAGCACATAATATCGCACCGGCTGCTGGGGCAAACTACGCACTGGAGAGTCAGAGAACGCGCTTCATCCGTTCAATCAGCCCTCATTTCCAGCACAGGTTGTTTCTGACCGCTACGCCACATAATGGCTATACCGAATCCTTCACCTCACTGCTCGAACTTCTGGATGACCAACGTTTCGCCAGAAATATACTTCCCGACGATAAGCAGCTCAATCAAGTAATGATCCGTCGCCTCAAGAGCGATCTCGTTGACGCAGACGGCAATCTACTTTACGCCCAACGTAAGCTTGAAGCCTTACCGATCTTATACACTGCCAAAGAACGCGAAATTCACTCAAAACTCAACGACTACTGCAAGAGCCGAGAACTAGGTGCAGAGAAAGCTGGTAGAACATTCGGAACTACTTTCGTGAATCAGCTGCTAAAAAAACGCCTCTTTTCCTCACCTGCAGCCTTCGCATCAACACTCGAAAAACACATCGCTAGTCTGGCTTATGGAAACCTGCGTAGTGATAATAGTCCGATGGACGACCGCATCTTGCGCAAAGCTATTCTTCGTGTTGATGAAGATTACGCTAACGACCAAGAGATAGAGAATGCGCAATCTGAGGCTGTTGAAGAAGCTTCACGTCGAGCTCAGCCGCTCACAACCGACCAGCAACAAATGCTGAGTGAACTACGTAAATGGGCACAGATAGCCAGAAACCAAGTCGATTCCAAAGCTAAAGCAGTGCTCAGCTGGCTTGATACCAATCTGAAAACAAACGGCCATTGGAACGAACATCGGGTAATTCTGTTCACTGAATATCGCACTACCCTCCAGTGGATACATGAGATCCTAGCCAGCCATGGATTTGGTGGGGAGCGCCTTGCGATCCTACATGGTGGTATAGCGCAGGACGAACGTGAGAAAGTAAAAGCAGCCTTCCAGACCGCTCCAAAAGTCTCTGCCGTTCGTATTCTTCTTGCTACCGATGCAGCATCTGAAGGTATTGATCTGCAGAACCACTGTAACTGCTTAATCCATCTTGAGATCCCCTACAATCCCAATGTCATGGAGCAGCGCAATGGTCGTATTGACCGTCATGGTCAACGCCAGAAAGAGGTCTTGATCTGGCATCCTGTCGATGGCGATGAAAATAGCCAAGCTAGCATTGGAGGCCATAGTGGAGACATCATCCGAGCTCTACGTAAGCTCGAATCTATGCGATCAGACATGGGTAGTGTCAATCCGGTTATCGCGCCACAGATGTCGAAGCTGATTGAAGGATCTATCAGGGATTTTGATACTCGTATTGCAGAAGCTCGGATTGCCAAAACTAAACGATTCGTAAGCGCCGATCGTGAACTGAAAGAGCGGATAGCCCGGTTACATGACCGGCTACTATCCACTCAAAACGATTTCCATCTCACGCCAGAACATATCCTCATGGCTGTAAATACGGGACTTTCTTTGGCAGGCCGACCACATTTGGAGCCGTTTGCTCTTCCGGATGCTCCAGCTGGTTCAACATTCAAAATGCCAGCATTGTCAGGATCCTGGGCTCGTTGCCTGGAGGGGCTACGCCATCCCTATACTCTACAAACTCGCCCTATCACCTTTGACCATACCGTGGCGAAAGGGCGTGACGATGTCGTACTCGTTCATTTGAATCATCGACTGGTACAGATGTGCCTACGTCTGTTACGAGCAGAAGTATGGGCTCGCGATGACGTGAAGAAGTTGCATCGTGTTACTGTACGTTCGGTGCCCGACACACTAATTGATGGCCTTGCCGTAGTAGTTAGTTCAAGGCTGGTTATCACCGGAGGCAATTACCATCGGCTCCACGAAGAGTTGACAACAGCCGGAGGTTATCTTGGGGATAAATCCTTCCGCCGTGAAGAAGGGGTCAATAAAGTTCAGCTATGGCTAGATAATAGTAAGCCAATGACAGCTTCTGACTCACTATTTGATGATATCCGTATTCGTTTTGAGCGTGCGCAACACGCCATTCTACAGTCAGTGAACGCTAGGTCAAAAGACCGGCTCAAAGATTTGAGTAATACTCTTCAGCTCAGTAAGAATCGAGAATTAACGGACATTAGCACCGTGCTTGATGAACTTGAAAAAACCATCTGTATCGAATTAAAAAAAGATCAACAACCTGAGCAATTTTCACTGTTCTCAGAGGATGAACGAACCCAGCTCAAACGTGACACCGCAGCTCTGAAAGCTCGTCTTTCACGTATTCCTGAAGAGCGTGAACAGGAGATCCAAGCCATCGAAACTCGCTACGCTAAACTCGACGATCGTACTTTTCCAGTTGCTATTACCTTCCTAGTACCTGAATCTACTGTTCAGCGGGGGGAAGCATGA
- a CDS encoding Eco57I restriction-modification methylase domain-containing protein, which translates to MSMTSIHDDWLSLIDISGPFLAVPVLKDAFPQGLEELDAAKRKRLRQAYDEWREALEQEDPQFNKLHFAWIEEVLSRGLEFDEDGKGDVLKGTDWCAANLNTFLPDHGVALSPTLTIVDEQCANKPLMLIHTYAHDIDLDATLKIDGWAATPTERMVQLCRSRECRLGLVTNGERWMLVDAPVGAVTSFASWYARLWNLEPITLQAFVHLLGIRRFFVDESEQLPALFDSSLKYQDEVTDALGEQVRRAVEVLIQSLDKADQDRNRELLYNVKESELYEAALTVMMRLVFLLSAEERGLLLLGDERYEANYALSTLRMQLRKVPEEILERRWDAWSRLLAIFRAMFCGVEHENLRLPALGSSLFDPDHFPFLEGRAKGSNWRTDAAKPLPIDNRTVLLLLEAIQQFQGRTLSYRALDVEQIGYVYEGLLERTVRRTDEVTLELAATKKSQYPWVTLAELDAANTDGAEQLVKLLQERSGSSASRVRNDLAKAVDDTLADRLLTACQGDIQLRDRIKPYAHLLRTDPWGYPLVYPAGAFIVTSGSNRRETGTHYTPKSLTEAIVTETLTPVAYVGPAEGTPREGWRLKSPTELLDLKICDPAMGSGAFLVQACRWLADRLVEAWMLAEASGKAVSVDGVVLDALGTFEQLPRDMDARIVIARRLIAERCLYGVDLNPLAVELAKLSIWLVTLAKGRPFGFLDHSLRCGDSLLGIHQLDQLTQLSMKPAPKGQLRLFGQNSEKAVREAVELRQRLREMPIRDIRDVEAMAQLNAEARSKLEVPKCIADAFIGEVFTVGDNAAVLENSLAFLTTQAGQAIDGERNVLNLMYRRAVAALSIDLPVDKTARRPFHWPLEFPEVFERECCGFDSIVGNPPFLGGKRISTVMGSAYSDWLSIVHQGAGKNSDLVAHFFRRTWNIIRDNSGFGLIATNTIAEGDTRQGGLEWILNEGAIIYAAYPNERWPGKAAVITSRVHAHKGRWNGERTLLGRPASFISAFLSNREEWSLKKLKANDKNAYIGSFVNGMGFVLTNNDAQMMLNANPRNAEVIFPYLNGEDLNSDPEQQASRWVINFWDWPEEKAATYHEPYMWIREHVYPERLKKSKEKSYKNIMSMWWLFWRHRPELYHAIGRGHHFECHPNGWLPNERLMSRVLAITRVSKTLAFSFVDPNIVFSDAIVAFSLNRGRDFALLQSNIHAVFAWQHASRLKTDLRYSPTDALEPYVFPRGFHDALGGQLDDLGEQFHQERIEVMRADQIGLTKLYNRFHTDTEHDSRIERLRALQREIDTATAQAYGWDDFDLGHDFHEVPYLPENDRVRFTISEAARVEVLQRLSELNRLRYQEELAAGLHVKAAKAKRLSTPRK; encoded by the coding sequence ATGAGTATGACCAGCATACACGATGATTGGCTCTCGCTAATCGACATTTCAGGCCCCTTCCTTGCTGTACCAGTACTAAAAGATGCATTCCCGCAAGGGCTGGAAGAGCTAGACGCTGCTAAGCGCAAACGACTGCGCCAAGCTTACGATGAGTGGCGAGAAGCACTGGAACAAGAAGATCCTCAGTTCAACAAATTGCATTTCGCGTGGATTGAAGAAGTTCTTTCACGTGGCCTTGAGTTTGACGAGGACGGGAAAGGCGATGTACTGAAGGGCACAGATTGGTGCGCCGCCAACTTGAACACTTTTCTCCCTGATCATGGCGTAGCTCTGTCACCAACTCTAACAATTGTCGACGAGCAATGTGCGAACAAGCCTTTGATGCTCATTCATACCTATGCGCACGATATCGATCTTGACGCAACATTGAAAATAGACGGATGGGCCGCTACACCCACGGAACGTATGGTTCAGCTGTGCCGCTCCAGGGAGTGTCGCCTTGGTTTGGTGACCAATGGCGAACGCTGGATGCTGGTTGATGCACCGGTGGGCGCTGTCACCAGCTTCGCCAGTTGGTATGCTCGACTCTGGAACCTGGAGCCCATAACACTGCAGGCCTTCGTGCACCTGCTCGGTATCCGCCGTTTCTTCGTCGATGAATCCGAACAACTACCCGCATTGTTCGACAGTTCTCTGAAATATCAGGATGAAGTAACCGATGCGCTGGGAGAACAAGTACGTCGTGCTGTCGAAGTATTAATCCAGTCCCTTGATAAAGCTGATCAGGATCGCAACCGTGAACTACTGTACAACGTAAAAGAATCCGAACTCTATGAAGCCGCGCTGACGGTGATGATGCGTTTGGTGTTTCTGCTCTCAGCCGAAGAGCGCGGACTGCTACTTTTGGGTGACGAGCGATACGAAGCCAACTATGCACTTTCCACTTTGCGTATGCAGCTGCGCAAAGTTCCCGAAGAAATCCTAGAACGAAGATGGGACGCTTGGTCACGCCTGTTAGCGATTTTTCGGGCTATGTTCTGCGGTGTTGAACATGAGAATCTACGTCTACCAGCACTGGGTAGTTCACTATTCGATCCAGACCATTTTCCTTTCCTAGAAGGACGGGCTAAAGGATCTAATTGGCGGACAGATGCTGCCAAACCACTACCAATTGATAATCGCACAGTCCTATTATTACTTGAGGCTATCCAGCAATTCCAGGGCCGAACACTCTCATATCGCGCACTGGACGTCGAACAAATCGGGTACGTGTATGAAGGTCTGCTGGAACGTACTGTCAGGCGCACCGATGAAGTCACACTGGAGCTTGCTGCCACCAAGAAATCACAGTATCCATGGGTTACACTGGCCGAGCTAGATGCAGCGAACACTGATGGTGCCGAACAATTAGTTAAGTTGTTGCAAGAACGCTCCGGCAGTTCTGCCAGCCGAGTGCGTAATGATCTGGCTAAAGCTGTTGATGACACCTTGGCTGATCGCCTGCTGACGGCCTGCCAAGGTGACATCCAGTTACGTGATCGTATCAAACCTTATGCCCATCTGCTGCGCACTGACCCTTGGGGTTATCCGCTAGTCTACCCCGCTGGTGCCTTCATCGTAACCAGCGGCTCAAACCGACGCGAAACTGGTACTCATTACACGCCCAAGTCCCTTACCGAAGCCATCGTCACCGAGACGTTGACACCAGTGGCCTATGTCGGCCCTGCAGAAGGCACACCCCGTGAAGGGTGGCGACTCAAATCTCCCACTGAACTGCTCGATCTCAAGATCTGCGACCCAGCGATGGGGTCGGGCGCCTTCCTGGTACAGGCCTGCCGCTGGCTGGCCGATCGCCTTGTCGAGGCCTGGATGCTTGCTGAAGCCAGCGGAAAGGCGGTGAGCGTGGATGGTGTCGTCTTGGACGCCCTTGGCACCTTTGAGCAGTTACCACGCGATATGGATGCACGCATCGTCATCGCCCGTCGCCTGATTGCCGAACGTTGCCTATACGGCGTCGATCTGAATCCGCTGGCAGTCGAACTGGCCAAACTATCGATCTGGCTTGTAACGCTAGCCAAGGGTCGTCCGTTTGGCTTCCTCGACCACAGTTTGCGCTGCGGTGATAGCCTGCTCGGTATCCATCAATTGGATCAACTGACCCAGCTTTCGATGAAACCTGCGCCCAAGGGACAGCTACGCCTGTTTGGCCAAAACAGCGAAAAAGCTGTTCGGGAAGCAGTAGAATTGCGTCAGAGACTGCGCGAAATGCCTATCCGCGACATTCGCGACGTAGAAGCCATGGCGCAACTGAATGCCGAGGCACGCAGCAAGCTCGAAGTGCCGAAATGTATCGCCGATGCGTTTATCGGAGAAGTATTCACAGTAGGTGACAATGCTGCTGTGCTGGAGAACTCGCTGGCATTCCTGACTACTCAGGCCGGACAAGCTATCGACGGGGAGCGTAACGTACTTAACTTGATGTACCGGAGAGCAGTTGCCGCGCTCTCGATCGATCTTCCAGTAGACAAGACTGCACGTCGACCTTTCCATTGGCCGCTGGAGTTTCCGGAAGTGTTCGAGCGTGAATGCTGCGGTTTCGACAGTATCGTCGGCAATCCACCGTTCCTTGGCGGGAAGCGAATCAGCACAGTAATGGGTTCTGCCTACAGCGATTGGCTTTCCATTGTGCATCAAGGCGCCGGAAAAAACTCTGATTTGGTAGCGCATTTCTTCCGTCGCACTTGGAACATCATCCGTGATAATAGTGGATTCGGCCTTATTGCTACTAACACTATTGCGGAAGGTGACACCCGCCAAGGGGGGCTTGAATGGATCCTGAATGAGGGGGCCATCATCTATGCAGCTTACCCGAACGAACGCTGGCCCGGAAAGGCGGCCGTCATCACCAGCCGCGTGCACGCGCACAAGGGGCGGTGGAATGGCGAACGTACGCTGCTTGGAAGACCTGCCTCTTTTATATCGGCTTTCCTATCCAACCGAGAGGAATGGAGTCTGAAGAAGCTCAAGGCAAACGACAAAAATGCTTACATCGGCTCTTTCGTAAACGGTATGGGATTTGTTCTAACCAACAACGATGCCCAGATGATGCTTAACGCTAATCCACGCAATGCGGAGGTGATTTTCCCTTATCTCAATGGTGAAGACCTGAACTCTGACCCGGAGCAGCAGGCCAGCCGTTGGGTTATTAACTTTTGGGACTGGCCAGAAGAGAAAGCTGCAACCTACCACGAGCCCTACATGTGGATAAGAGAACATGTCTACCCCGAGCGCTTGAAGAAGAGCAAGGAGAAATCGTACAAAAATATCATGTCTATGTGGTGGCTGTTTTGGCGCCACCGTCCAGAACTCTACCACGCAATTGGTCGTGGTCATCATTTCGAATGCCATCCAAATGGCTGGTTGCCAAATGAGCGATTGATGTCAAGAGTTCTTGCGATTACTCGCGTCAGTAAGACATTGGCCTTTTCGTTTGTCGATCCCAATATTGTCTTTTCAGACGCCATCGTTGCATTTTCTCTCAACCGCGGGAGAGATTTCGCTCTGTTACAATCGAATATCCATGCAGTCTTTGCGTGGCAACATGCATCAAGGCTTAAAACAGATTTGCGGTATAGCCCGACAGATGCACTAGAACCGTATGTTTTCCCACGTGGTTTCCATGACGCTCTGGGCGGCCAGCTTGATGATTTGGGAGAGCAGTTTCACCAAGAGCGCATTGAAGTCATGCGAGCCGATCAGATTGGCTTAACTAAACTTTATAACCGCTTCCACACTGACACCGAGCACGATTCTCGTATCGAAAGGCTGCGCGCATTGCAACGTGAAATTGATACCGCGACCGCCCAAGCCTACGGTTGGGATGACTTTGACCTTGGCCATGATTTCCACGAAGTTCCATATTTACCCGAGAATGACCGGGTTCGTTTCACTATCTCAGAGGCTGCTCGTGTCGAAGTGCTACAACGATTGTCAGAATTGAATCGTCTGCGCTATCAGGAGGAACTTGCTGCTGGCTTGCATGTAAAAGCGGCTAAAGCTAAGAGATTAAGTACGCCACGAAAATAA
- the drmA gene encoding DISARM system helicase DrmA codes for MINDKATRSPNAWFAIDRAQVKDPTLALYTQRLKGERELNQGISNDDWVVILDTSGHITRIGRILRIRSDLESTTLFFDRMLHVKPSISVGMTSLTLPAKGSSGRIQWKEFIEMLPNVLNTNIAEIPKIGDQTYIRELLQLAVMDDLLGPAGGPNELIVDMGVRDRYLVGKLAPREAAERGQEFPVDAEDIEDEEPDLIVKAKTAKVNSPSVLGSGETDTAEEIDAASNQSLVPSSLGMTFCVDGDVDRIEIEACWGRYERVPNDEHQFFKSNGQKAKVWKRIPCGGKIVLPLIEGSISHNAPDSTSPEVRVQGSIRAKNDNGDRLITLFLVNAQEEPDTNRDTAWVFQPELIVRAAKDATKPAIFRRRPVLDADGMDPEREALEMIYRDRVEFAVGHGVAVHAEIADDVTLATEVRTTVMPQYEVQATETPGLELSDRPAMREMVSSGLLDMQRLATLDIDPLVDALSVLTNDYATWIDEQNLSVSSKAKGFDSQAQAAINRCQEIHTRLQEGINTLKYNENALAAFRFANQAMATQRIRSLYALAMRRGEDVTLDKFDVLKNRSWRPFQLAFLLLSIPSLADPCHPDRVKPIEAYADLLWFPTGGGKTEAYLGVAAFTMAIRRMQGNLGGYDSSRGLTVIMRYTLRLLTLQQFQRATALICAMEVLRGEALKKGDKSLGTEPFTIGLWVGNKVTPGTTEDSHNAIEKTRNTGSYNAGTASPVQLTSCPWCGTEIIPGQDVEVKKDKAGGRTFIYCGDKKGRCEFSKGKSSKQLHPGIPVLVVDEEIYHRPPTMMIATVDKFAMMAWRGQVRTLFGRVEKECERHGLLWPGANCTGNHQAFKGQPSVKVKAIPPIRPPDLIIQDEFHLISGPLGTMVGLYETAVDELCSWTLNGKTVKPKIIASTATVRKAKEQVNNVFMRQVSVFPPHGLDVEDNFFSVQRHIKDKFGRRYLGVCSPGSSRPAMLIRVYTAFLTAAQELFDHFGEPADPYMTMVGYFNSLRELGGMKRLAEDDVQTRSYRVQMSMVERPALAQRSVNNIRELTSRVSSQDIPKYLDNLEVKFKAEFDNSAGKYVTKWQEGDTRAIDVVLATNMLSVGVDVNRLGLMAVNGQPKGTAEYIQATSRVGRSFPGLVCTVLTWARPRDLSHYETFEHYHATFYKHVEAQSVTPFSPRAMDRGLTGALLSLMRLKNNEFSPNEGAGKLDMSNQSELAHAIEVLATRAGNVAEDNARKLLAENELKERADEWAKEASKGGRILGYEKRGPEKDKTVALIKSPGLQAWDNWTVPMSMREVESGVRLIMDTKFIKDDHDWKPRPATNDED; via the coding sequence ATGATAAATGATAAAGCAACCAGATCACCTAATGCATGGTTCGCGATTGACCGTGCCCAAGTGAAAGATCCGACCTTAGCCCTCTATACGCAGCGCTTAAAAGGCGAGCGAGAACTCAATCAAGGCATCTCAAATGACGATTGGGTCGTGATTCTAGATACCTCAGGCCATATCACGCGAATCGGACGCATTCTGCGTATTCGCTCCGATCTTGAAAGTACTACGCTGTTTTTCGATCGCATGTTGCACGTCAAGCCATCTATTTCGGTTGGTATGACCTCACTCACACTACCAGCAAAAGGAAGTTCTGGTCGTATTCAATGGAAAGAATTCATTGAAATGCTCCCAAATGTACTGAATACGAATATTGCTGAAATACCAAAAATCGGGGATCAAACCTATATCCGCGAACTGCTGCAATTGGCTGTGATGGACGACTTGCTTGGCCCTGCTGGTGGCCCTAATGAGCTCATCGTCGATATGGGTGTACGCGACCGCTACCTAGTTGGCAAACTCGCCCCACGTGAAGCAGCCGAAAGAGGACAAGAGTTTCCTGTTGATGCTGAAGATATTGAAGATGAGGAGCCAGACCTGATCGTCAAAGCGAAGACTGCAAAGGTGAACTCTCCCTCAGTCCTTGGTAGCGGCGAAACAGATACGGCAGAAGAGATTGATGCAGCCAGCAATCAATCATTGGTGCCCAGTAGCCTCGGCATGACTTTCTGCGTGGATGGCGACGTCGATCGGATCGAGATCGAAGCGTGTTGGGGGCGATATGAGCGTGTGCCAAATGATGAACATCAATTCTTTAAGTCCAATGGGCAAAAAGCTAAGGTGTGGAAACGCATTCCTTGTGGCGGCAAGATCGTACTCCCCCTGATCGAAGGCTCGATTTCACATAATGCTCCGGATAGTACTTCCCCGGAAGTTAGAGTGCAGGGCTCTATTCGAGCCAAAAATGACAATGGTGATCGGCTGATTACACTCTTCCTCGTTAATGCGCAGGAAGAACCGGATACAAACCGTGATACAGCATGGGTGTTTCAACCAGAGCTGATCGTTCGAGCAGCGAAAGATGCGACCAAGCCTGCCATTTTCAGGCGCAGACCGGTACTAGATGCAGATGGTATGGACCCAGAGCGCGAAGCACTTGAGATGATCTACCGAGATCGTGTCGAGTTCGCCGTGGGTCATGGAGTTGCAGTTCATGCAGAAATAGCGGATGACGTCACACTAGCCACAGAAGTGCGTACTACAGTGATGCCACAGTACGAGGTTCAGGCAACTGAGACTCCTGGGCTTGAGCTATCCGATCGTCCAGCTATGCGAGAAATGGTAAGTAGTGGTCTGCTTGATATGCAACGACTAGCCACTTTGGACATTGATCCATTAGTTGATGCCTTGAGTGTGCTAACTAATGACTACGCTACCTGGATTGATGAACAGAACTTGAGTGTGAGCAGCAAGGCCAAAGGCTTCGATAGCCAAGCCCAAGCGGCCATAAATCGTTGTCAGGAGATCCATACCCGCCTGCAAGAAGGTATCAATACACTTAAGTATAATGAGAATGCTCTGGCGGCCTTCCGTTTCGCCAACCAGGCGATGGCCACGCAACGTATACGCAGCTTGTATGCACTTGCCATGCGCCGAGGCGAAGACGTTACCCTAGATAAGTTCGATGTTCTGAAGAACCGCAGCTGGCGTCCATTCCAGTTAGCTTTTCTGTTGCTGTCGATTCCATCCCTGGCGGATCCGTGTCACCCAGACCGAGTCAAACCTATTGAGGCTTATGCGGACCTGCTGTGGTTTCCTACCGGGGGTGGTAAGACTGAAGCCTATCTGGGTGTAGCCGCCTTCACCATGGCTATTCGACGTATGCAGGGTAATTTGGGCGGGTACGATAGCTCGCGTGGTTTGACTGTAATCATGCGCTACACCCTTCGTTTGCTGACACTTCAACAGTTCCAGCGTGCTACAGCACTTATTTGTGCAATGGAAGTGCTGCGAGGCGAGGCACTAAAAAAGGGTGATAAGTCCCTCGGAACGGAGCCATTCACTATTGGCCTATGGGTCGGCAATAAAGTGACTCCGGGAACGACTGAAGATAGCCATAATGCTATCGAAAAAACACGTAACACGGGTAGTTATAATGCAGGAACAGCCTCACCCGTCCAACTGACCAGCTGTCCATGGTGTGGTACCGAAATCATTCCTGGGCAAGATGTCGAAGTTAAAAAGGATAAAGCTGGCGGCCGAACCTTTATCTATTGTGGTGACAAAAAAGGACGTTGCGAATTTTCCAAGGGAAAGTCCAGCAAGCAACTACACCCTGGAATACCAGTACTGGTGGTAGATGAAGAAATCTACCATCGTCCTCCGACAATGATGATTGCCACAGTGGATAAGTTCGCCATGATGGCATGGCGTGGCCAAGTGCGGACTCTTTTTGGCAGAGTTGAAAAAGAATGTGAGCGGCACGGTTTACTCTGGCCTGGGGCCAATTGCACTGGAAACCACCAAGCATTCAAAGGACAACCTTCAGTTAAAGTGAAGGCCATCCCCCCCATCCGACCACCTGATTTAATAATCCAGGATGAGTTCCACCTAATAAGTGGGCCACTGGGTACCATGGTAGGTTTGTATGAAACTGCCGTCGATGAGCTGTGTAGCTGGACGCTCAACGGAAAAACGGTAAAACCGAAAATCATCGCCTCAACGGCGACGGTGCGCAAAGCCAAAGAACAAGTAAATAATGTATTTATGCGTCAAGTTTCGGTATTCCCGCCACATGGACTAGATGTGGAAGATAACTTCTTCTCAGTTCAACGCCACATTAAGGATAAATTTGGGCGACGTTATCTGGGAGTCTGCTCCCCCGGTAGCTCGCGCCCAGCAATGCTTATTCGTGTCTATACCGCTTTCTTAACAGCGGCACAGGAACTATTTGACCACTTCGGTGAACCTGCTGATCCTTATATGACTATGGTCGGCTACTTCAACTCTCTGCGTGAACTAGGTGGAATGAAGCGATTGGCAGAAGATGATGTGCAGACACGTTCCTATCGCGTGCAAATGAGCATGGTGGAACGGCCTGCATTGGCACAACGTAGTGTCAACAACATCCGCGAATTGACTTCTCGTGTATCCAGCCAGGATATCCCAAAGTACCTCGACAATCTTGAGGTCAAGTTTAAGGCCGAGTTTGATAACTCTGCAGGTAAATACGTAACGAAATGGCAGGAGGGTGATACTCGCGCTATTGATGTAGTGCTGGCGACCAATATGCTGTCAGTGGGAGTCGATGTGAATAGACTCGGCCTGATGGCAGTGAATGGACAACCTAAGGGAACGGCCGAGTATATTCAGGCTACCAGTCGTGTTGGACGTTCATTCCCCGGCCTAGTTTGCACCGTACTTACGTGGGCCCGACCGCGTGACCTCTCTCATTACGAAACATTCGAACATTACCACGCCACCTTCTACAAGCATGTTGAGGCTCAATCGGTAACGCCATTCTCTCCACGTGCAATGGATCGTGGTTTGACAGGGGCGTTGCTAAGTCTTATGCGTCTGAAGAATAACGAGTTCAGCCCGAATGAAGGTGCGGGTAAATTGGATATGTCAAACCAGAGTGAACTCGCTCATGCAATTGAAGTTTTAGCGACTCGTGCAGGCAATGTAGCAGAAGATAATGCACGTAAGTTGTTAGCTGAAAATGAACTGAAAGAGCGTGCCGACGAATGGGCCAAAGAGGCCAGTAAAGGCGGACGAATTTTGGGATATGAAAAGAGAGGACCCGAAAAAGACAAGACTGTGGCGTTGATCAAATCACCAGGGCTTCAAGCGTGGGACAACTGGACTGTACCTATGTCAATGCGAGAAGTTGAGTCTGGAGTACGCCTGATTATGGACACCAAATTTATCAAGGACGATCACGATTGGAAGCCTCGTCCTGCAACGAATGACGAGGATTGA